Part of the Marinobacterium rhizophilum genome is shown below.
ACCAGAGTCGATAACACCGGCCGGGCTCGGTGCGTCCGGCCCGGCCGGCGCGCTGCACACTGGAGGCCCGTGACAGGCGCCGGGTTTGCAGTCTGGACATGCCGCAGGAGGCATCGAAGACGGCCTGGCGACTCAGGCCGCTGTCGATAACGACCCGCACGCCTTCGATGGTCAGGCTGGTTTCGGCAATGGCGGTGGCCAGAACGACCTTGCGCTGGCCAGCGCCTGCCGGGGCGATGGCGCTGCGCTGGGCTTCCAGGCTCAGGTCACCGTACAGTGGGCAGACCACAATGCTTTGGGCGGCCTCTTTCAAAGAGGCGAGCTGGTCACGCAGCAGGCGCTGGGTTTCACGAATTTCCCGCTGGCCCGGTAAAAACACCAGCAGACTGCCGCTGTCTTCGGCCAGCGCCTGCATAACGGTGGCGGCGACACGGGCTTCGATGCGCTCGCCCGGCTCGGCACTGCTGCCGTAGCGTATATCCACCGGCCAGCTGCGGCCTTCGCTGCGGATCCGCGGAGCATCGCCCAGCAGGCGGGCGCTGGCTTCGCCGTTGAGGGTGGCGGACATCAGCAGGATACGCAGCGGATCATCCTCGCGCAGCAGCGCACGGCCCTGCAGCGTCAGGGCAAGCCCCAGGTCAGCGTCCAGGCTGCGCTCATGGAATTCGTCGAATATCACCAGGCCCACGCCGTCAAGGGACGGGTCGGACTGCAGCATGCGCGTCAGGATGCCTTCGGTGACCACTTCGATGCGTGTGCCAGGCCCGATTCGGCTATCAAAGCGGATGCGATAGCCGACGGTCTGACCAACCTTTTCACCAAGGCTCTGTGCCATGCGCTGGGCAGCGGCCCGGGCAGCCAGGCGCCTGGGTTCCAGCATGAGGATTTTCTGGCCCGCCAGCCAGGGCTCATGCAGCAGTGCCAGCGGCACCCGTGTGGTCTTGCCGGCGCCGGGCGGGGCCTCCAGTACGGCCTGGGTATGGGTTGTCAGCGCCTGTTGCAGCGCGGGCAGGATGTCATCGATGGGCAGTGAGGTCATGGGGCAGGGCTTGTCGGCTGCGTGATCGGTGCTTCAGTCATTGTCAGGTCCAAGGCGGCTGATGCAGGCGGTAATAAAGAGCGTGAGCAGTACAGCGGCACAGAAGGCATAGAGGCCGTAGTGAACCTGCACCTGGGCGATGGCGCCAAGCTTGACCGTCACCACCAGTACCGCGACCACGAAGACGTCCAGCATGGACCAGCGGCCGTAGTCGTGCATCAGCTTGAGATAGCGGGGCAGCCGACTGTCGTGGTGAATCGCCGCGCCTGTAAGTCGCAGCAGCACCAGTAGCTTGAGCGCGGGCAGCACTATGCTGAAGCCGGCAATCAGCAGGAACAGCAGGTACTGTCCCTGCACCAGCAACTGCCAGGTGCCGGACATAACCGAGAAGCTGCTCTGTATAAACAAAAACTGTTCGATGGTCAGCATCGGGGCGTACAGGCCTACCAGCAGCAGCAGGGCGGTCAGGGCCAGCAGCAGTCGCAGCTGCCAGGCCCTGCGGGCGGTCAGTGCGGGGCGGGTTGGTGTCGGCATGGGCGCGTCCAGGGTCGTCGAAAATCGGATCGGGGCATCATACCGGAACTGGGCTTGAGCTGTCCTGCACCGGTACGGGACAGCAGGAAGCGTGCCTTTCTATCCCCTGGGCGATAACATCTGAATGAGAATTATTAATAGCGCCGGAAACGGGCTAGGCGGCGCCGGCGTTCTCTGGCACACTGGCGGTCGACTTTGGTAAAGCAACGTAGTTTTTATGATGTTAAGCAATCTTCGCCAGCGCCTGCTGCGCCCGCTGATGCCCGTGCTGCTGGCGATGCCGTTGCTGTTGCTGTCGGGTGCCGATACCAGCTGGGCCACCGACAAGCTGGCCGCCGGCAAGACTGCAGCCAATGGCACTGGAAAAAGCCGTCCCCTGGCGCTGGAATCGCTGCAGGGCGGGGCCAGTGCGAAGATCAAGCTCAAGGTCACCGCGACCGCCTATAATTCTCTCCCCGCGCAAACCCAGGGCAAGGCCAATATAGGCGCCTGGGGACACCGTTTGAAGCCTGGCATCAAGGCAATTGCCGTCTC
Proteins encoded:
- a CDS encoding paraquat-inducible protein A, producing the protein MPTPTRPALTARRAWQLRLLLALTALLLLVGLYAPMLTIEQFLFIQSSFSVMSGTWQLLVQGQYLLFLLIAGFSIVLPALKLLVLLRLTGAAIHHDSRLPRYLKLMHDYGRWSMLDVFVVAVLVVTVKLGAIAQVQVHYGLYAFCAAVLLTLFITACISRLGPDND
- a CDS encoding 3D domain-containing protein, producing the protein MMLSNLRQRLLRPLMPVLLAMPLLLLSGADTSWATDKLAAGKTAANGTGKSRPLALESLQGGASAKIKLKVTATAYNSLPAQTQGKANIGAWGHRLKPGIKAIAVSRDLLGMGLEPGSEVEIEGLPGRYQVLDKMHSRWSRKIDIYMGVDQNAALAWGKRPVVIRWENQDS